A region from the Irregularibacter muris genome encodes:
- a CDS encoding DUF1573 domain-containing protein: protein MKDVICDQFQDTVSQLLIKHKSILDVLTKQQESSTRVNRAIVKAVTSCGCVEIHAIKQEIGDEISMENIHEALNNHVKGQLCEQCREVVEQELGNHLFYIAALCNSLDLNLLDIILKEKKKINTLGIYNMLR from the coding sequence ATGAAAGATGTGATTTGTGATCAATTTCAAGATACGGTATCCCAACTTCTAATTAAACATAAAAGTATTTTAGATGTCCTCACCAAGCAACAAGAGTCTAGTACCCGCGTGAATCGTGCTATTGTAAAAGCAGTAACCTCCTGTGGGTGTGTAGAAATTCATGCCATTAAACAAGAAATTGGTGACGAAATTTCTATGGAAAATATTCATGAGGCTTTAAACAACCATGTAAAAGGTCAATTATGTGAGCAGTGTAGGGAAGTTGTAGAACAAGAGTTAGGAAACCATCTCTTTTACATTGCAGCCCTTTGCAATTCTTTAGATTTAAACCTATTAGATATTATTCTAAAGGAGAAGAAAAAAATAAATACCTTAGGTATATACAATATGCTTAGATAA
- the radA gene encoding DNA repair protein RadA — MAKLKKRYICQECGYESPRWMGKCPECDQWNTMVEEVTNPKKAYGNFGGTIINRPLTLKEVTIEKEERFSTGMEELNRVLGGGVVPGSLILIGGDPGIGKSTILLQISSQLSTSKLKVLYVSGEESLKQIKLRAQRLDTNSDSLYILAETNMPIIERSIEEMQPDVIMIDSIQTMYQPDITSAPGSVSQVREITGQLMHVAKEKGIATFIVGHVTKQGSIAGPRVLEHMVDTVLYFEGERHHTYRILRAVKNRFGSTNEIGIFEMKEKGLEEVKNPSEMLLSGRPIGSPGSIVIPCLEGTRPVLIELQALVSTTNFGMPRRMATGIDYNRVVLLLAIMEKRLGMQLQNQDAYVNIIGGLKIDEPALDLGVIIAIASSFRNIEVDPTLVAIGEVGLTGEVRSVQFIEKRLMEAKKMGFKKCLIPKSNMKGLAIKDIEIVGVENLSEALQWIF; from the coding sequence ATGGCCAAACTCAAGAAAAGATATATTTGTCAAGAATGCGGGTATGAAAGCCCTAGATGGATGGGAAAATGCCCGGAATGTGATCAATGGAACACCATGGTAGAAGAAGTGACCAACCCTAAAAAGGCTTATGGTAATTTTGGAGGCACAATAATCAATCGCCCCCTGACCTTAAAGGAAGTAACCATAGAGAAAGAAGAACGATTTTCTACGGGGATGGAAGAATTAAATCGTGTTCTAGGGGGAGGAGTGGTACCGGGTTCTTTGATATTAATTGGAGGTGATCCTGGTATTGGTAAGTCCACCATTCTTTTGCAGATTAGCAGCCAATTGTCTACCAGTAAATTAAAGGTGTTATATGTATCTGGAGAGGAATCTCTAAAACAAATTAAACTAAGGGCACAAAGGCTGGATACCAATAGTGATTCTCTCTATATATTAGCAGAAACCAATATGCCCATTATTGAAAGAAGCATAGAGGAAATGCAGCCTGATGTCATCATGATTGACTCCATTCAAACCATGTATCAACCTGATATCACATCGGCTCCAGGCAGTGTAAGCCAGGTAAGGGAGATCACAGGGCAACTTATGCATGTGGCCAAGGAAAAGGGCATTGCCACTTTCATCGTTGGTCATGTTACCAAACAAGGATCAATAGCTGGGCCAAGAGTATTGGAACATATGGTGGATACGGTATTATACTTTGAGGGAGAAAGACATCACACTTATAGAATTTTAAGGGCAGTTAAAAACAGATTTGGTTCCACCAATGAAATAGGTATATTTGAGATGAAAGAAAAAGGGTTAGAGGAAGTTAAAAATCCCTCAGAAATGCTATTAAGCGGTAGACCAATAGGTAGTCCAGGGTCCATTGTTATTCCCTGCTTAGAGGGGACTAGACCGGTATTAATAGAATTACAGGCTTTAGTCAGTACAACCAATTTTGGAATGCCTAGACGCATGGCCACAGGGATTGATTATAATAGAGTGGTGCTGCTACTGGCTATAATGGAAAAACGATTGGGGATGCAACTGCAAAATCAGGATGCCTATGTCAATATTATTGGGGGATTAAAAATAGATGAACCTGCCCTTGATCTAGGAGTCATTATTGCCATAGCTTCTAGTTTTCGAAATATAGAAGTTGATCCAACATTAGTAGCCATAGGGGAAGTTGGGTTGACAGGAGAAGTACGATCTGTACAATTTATAGAAAAAAGACTAATGGAAGCAAAAAAAATGGGCTTTAAAAAATGTCTGATTCCGAAAAGTAACATGAAGGGATTAGCTATAAAAGACATTGAAATAGTAGGCGTGGAAAACCTCTCTGAAGCCCTGCAATGGATATTTTAA